A genomic segment from Gossypium hirsutum isolate 1008001.06 chromosome D04, Gossypium_hirsutum_v2.1, whole genome shotgun sequence encodes:
- the LOC107898427 gene encoding E3 ubiquitin-protein ligase PUB23, producing MEEIDVPPFFICPISLEIMTDPVTVPTGITYDRESIEKWLFSGKNTACPVTKQVIADCELTPNHTLRRLIQSWCMLNACHGIERIPTPKPPISKAQITELLNDAAKSPLHQIKCLRRLQSIASENATNKRCMESSGVVEFLASIVSNYDPTAVDGLLYNEFEPIRPTDEALNILYNLHLSEAALKNLMRKNGDIVVSLTRVMQRGTCKSRAYAVSLLKSMLEMADPMQLICLRHELFVELVRVLRDRISQQASKATLQLLVSVSPWGRNKVRVAEAGAVPVLIELLLCSSQKRACETILTVLDEVCRCAEGRSELLNHGAGLAIVSKKILRVSHVANQRAVRILLSISKFCATSNVLQEMLQLGIVAKLCLVLQVECGHKTKEKAKEVLKLHARVWMNSPCIPSNLRSPYPASS from the coding sequence ATGGAAGAAATTGATGTTCCTCCATTTTTTATCTGCCCAATTTCTCTGGAGATTATGACGGATCCTGTTACAGTTCCAACAGGGATCACATACGACAGGGAAAGCATTGAGAAGTGGTTGTTTTCAGGGAAGAACACTGCATGTCCCGTTACGAAGCAAGTTATTGCAGATTGTGAACTTACCCCGAATCATACTCTGAGAAGATTGATTCAATCATGGTGCATGCTAAATGCTTGCCATGGAATTGAAAGAATCCCAACGCCAAAGCCACCCATCAGCAAAGCTCAGATCACCGAACTCCTCAATGATGCCGCCAAGTCACCCTTGCACCAGATAAAGTGTCTCAGGCGGCTACAATCAATCGCTTCCGAGAATGCTACAAACAAGAGGTGCATGGAATCTTCGGGCGTGGTCGAGTTCTTGGCTTCAATTGTGAGCAATTACGACCCTACAGCTGTTGACGGATTGTTATATAATGAATTCGAGCCAATAAGACCAACTGATGAGGCTCTAAACATTCTGTACAATCTCCACCTCTCAGAAGCTGCTCTCAAGAATCTTATGCGCAAAAATGGTGATATCGTAGTGTCCTTAACGAGAGTAATGCAACGTGGAACCTGCAAGTCTCGTGCTTATGCAGTATCGTTGTTGAAATCAATGCTAGAGATGGCTGATCCAATGCAACTCATCTGCTTGAGACACGAATTATTCGTCGAATTGGTTCGAGTTTTACGTGATAGAATTTCTCAGCAGGCCTCAAAAGCTACACTGCAGTTGCTGGTAAGTGTTTCTCCATGGGGAAGAAACAAGGTCAGGGTAGCTGAAGCAGGCGCGGTACCTGTCTTGATTGAATTGCTTCTTTGTTCATCACAGAAAAGGGCTTGTGAAACAATACTAACAGTGCTCGATGAAGTTTGCCGGTGCGCCGAAGGCCGATCCGAGCTGCTAAATCATGGAGCAGGGCTTGCTATTGTTTCAAAGAAGATTCTTAGGGTTTCTCATGTTGCAAACCAAAGGGCAGTGAGAATTCTATTGTCTATTTCAAAGTTCTGTGCCACTTCTAATGTGCTTCAAGAGATGCTGCAATTAGGGATTGTGGCTAAATTGTGCTTGGTGCTTCAAGTGGAATGTGGACACAAGACTAAAGAGAAAGCTAAGGAGGTGCTCAAATTGCATGCTAGGGTATGGATGAATTCTCCTTGCATACCTAGCAATCTGCGCTCTCCATATCCAGCTTCATCATAA